The nucleotide sequence GCTTATCTATTCACGAAAGAACGATTAAGCCTGGCCGAAAAAGCGGCTTAGGGCATCGCCTACGCGCCAGACGTCTTCAAACGTATTGTAGAGGGGCGCAGGCGCCAGTCGAATGCAGTCGGGTTCGCGCCAGTCGCCAATAATCCCCTGCTCGGTTAAAAAGCGGAACAGGGCTTTTCCCTGCTTTCTTACCAACAGCGAAAGCTGGCAACCCCGCTGATTTGGGTCGTCGGGCGTCAGAATCTGTACCTCGCCGAAGCCGCCAAGCAAATATTCCAGATAGCTGGTCAACAGCTCACTTTTCTGGCGGAGGGCAGTCATGCCTGCTTCGGCAGTGATGGCAAGCGAAGCCCGGTGCAGGGCCAGCGCGGGAATATTAGGTGTGCTGAGCTGCCAGCCATCGGCACCGGGCGCGGGCAGAAAACCGGGCGTCATCTCGAAGCGCCGGTCTTCGCGGTATCCCCACCAGCCCGCCAGCCGGGGCAGGTTCTGCTCGTGGTGTTTCTGATGAATGAACACACCCGAAACGGCACCGGGGCCACCGTTGAGGTATTTATAGGAGCACCAGGTCGCAAAATCGACGCCCCAGTCGTGCAGCCGCAGCGGTACGTTGCCAATAGCATGCGCCAGATCAAAGCCAATGCTGACGCAGTGCCGACGCGCCGTTTCGGCAATGGCGGCCATGTTGTACACCTGTCCGGTATAATAATTCAGCCCACTCATCCAGATTACGGCCAGCTCGTCGGCATGTTCGGCAATAGCGGCCTGGATGTCAGTTGTATGGATTAGATGATCGTCGGGCCTCGGCGCTACTTCAATGATCGCGTCCACCAGCGAGCCCATGCCTGGATTCCGAAGCTTTACGTGGGTTTCAAGCGCATACTGATCCGAAGGGAAATCGCCTTTGATGGTCAGAATTTTATACTTACGGCCGGTTGGCTGGTAGAACGAAGCCAGCAGCAGATGCAGGTTAACCGTCAGCGCATTCATAGGGCAAACCTCGCCCCTATCGGCACCCACAATCTGCGCCAGGGCTTCTTTGCAGGTGTTATGGTAACCGAGCCACGTATGCTCTGCGCCTTCGGGCACTTCAAACCAGCCTTCCACCCCCAGATTCTGCCAGGTAGTAAGTTCCTGCTCCAGAGCGGCCCTGGCTGTTGTAGGCTGAAGACCAAGCGAGTTACCGCACAAATACGTCAATGGCTGCCCATCACGCTGGGGAATATGAAAGCGATCGCGAAACAGGCGGAGCGGATCATTCTGATCGAGTTGCCGGGCAAAAGTGAGGGAGGTTTCGTAGGTCATAAATAGACTTTAACACAATTACTGAGTAATGAACGGCTTTATTTGACTGGTTCGATAGCAAAGAACACGTTCTGGATTGTCCGGCTTAGCAACTACTGTCCATCCGGGCAATGTCCCAACACCGATAATCTAAGCCACTTAGTAAATCTATATAAACTATAAAGTATACCCCTTGTTGACAAACAAATGTCAACGTTTATGAAAAATAATCTTACAAATCAGGCGGTGCACTCAGCCTCAACGACAAGATCCGGGCTGAGCCCGATCCGATGCAGTTTAGTACTGGCTCTGTGTATGGCGTTTGCCCTGACAGCCTGCGAAGATCACCGCATTCCGCAGCCGGGTCAGGTGATCCGTTCCAACAACCCCAAACCGGATTGGGGGCCAACGATAACGCCCCAGATGCTGGCCGTTATTGAAGAGCTTCAGCGACTGAATCCGGTTCCACTGTATACGCTTTCGCCCCAGGAGGCCCGCACAAAACCGAGTTTTAAGGATGCTGTTAATTCTCTGCTCGATAAACAGGGTATTAGTCGGCCCCGGGCTAACGTGACGATCAGCGAACGTATGATTTCGGGCGCCGACGGTGCTCAGATTCGGGCTAAAATCTATACGCCAAATAACGTAACCGGCCCGATGCCCGTCATAGTCTATTACCACGGTGGCGGCTGGGTTATTGCCAGTCCGGAAGTCTATGAATACTCAACGCTGGCGCTGGCTGAAGAAACCAAGGCCGTTGTCGTTTCAGTTGATTACCGGCTCGCACCCGAGTTTAAGTTTCCAACAGCTCACGAAGATGCTTACCGGGCCTATGAATGGGTAAAAAACAATGCTGCACTAATCAACGGCAATGCAAACAAAGTAGCCGTTGCGGGTGAAAGCGCCGGGGGCAACATGGCCGTTACGGTCAGCATGATGGCCCGCGACCGGGGTCTGCCCCTACCGGTACATATTCTGTCGGTCTTTCCGGTGGCCAACAATGATCTGAACACCCCATCGTATAATCAATATGCCAATGCTATGCCGCTTAACCGGCCACTGGTGCAATGGTTTGTCGATAAATACTTCCGATCGCCCGCTGACGGCGACAGTCCGCTGATTTCACTCGTGGACGTAGCGGATCTGCGTGGTCTGCCGCCAACAACGATCATCGGCGCGGAGATTGACCCGCTTCAGACCGAAGGCATGCAGTTGCGCGATAAGCTCCAGAGTCAGGGAGTGTCGGTTACGTATCAACTTTACACGGGCGTAACGCACGAATTCTTTGGCATGTATGCCATTGTACCCGAAGCACAGCAGGCTCAGGCCCTGGCAGCTACCCAGTTGCGAAATGCATTCCGGTAAGAGCAGGATGTTTATATATAACAAAGCCCGGTATCACGACTGATACCGGGCTTTTTGGATAAAGTGTAACGCTTACTGATGGGCCATACCGCCTTTTTTGCAGCAGCTTGGTAGTTTATTATAGCCCGCTTCATCGGCGGGTACTTCTTCGGCATCATACCCGGTCTTGCTGATGTTTGCTTTCAGTTTGGCAACATCGGTTTTTGCGGGGTTATACTTAATGGTTACGACCTTGGTCTTCACGTCCAGATCCGCTTCTTTCACGCCTTTTTCGAAGGCTAGATTCCGCTCGATTCGCGCCTTGCACATGGTGCAGACAGCCGACGTTTTAATCTTTATCTCTTTCTCTTTATCATCCCGCAGAGTATTGCCGCGGGTGGCTGTGCCAGCAAACAGATTGCCCACCAGCATCAGTGAGGTTAGGGCCGTCAGAAATAGGTTACGTAACATAGGTTTACTTGGTTATGGTAATTAATTAACGAAAATTCAGTACGAATGGTGCATTTTGCCCATACCTTTCATGCGGTTCATGTTCATCAGACTGGGGGACAAACGCAGGTAAATCTGGCCTGAAACTGGCCTGTTCCCATACAAAGGCTGCAGCAGGCGGTCGGGAACGTTACCCGTTATCTGAGCACCCAGCACCAGATCCGTTTTGGCATACTCCAGAATCCTGTAGTTCATTCCCAGCGTCAGGCTGTTGATAGTCAGGAGCGGATTCAGACGGAATGGGTCACTGCTCGGGAACTTGGCATCCTCCGACGAACTCAGGCCCAGTTCCTCTGCTGACTTCGTTACGTTTTCATACCGGCCGTAAAACGCTACGCGGTTGAGTTGCAGGCTACTTTCGGCCAGGTAGCCAGCCTCACGGGTTCCGTGGTGACTATTCATGCCCCACACAAACGCCGACGTTACGTAGCTGTCAGGTCCTAAACCCTTACTGTGCAGCACCGACGCCGTTGTACGGGTTACGTCTTCATCGGGGTGGGCTTCTTCGGGACTGTGTAGAAAACCCTGCGAAAACTGCAGCGCCAGCGACGGCGAAGGGTTCACCGACACCCGGTAAGAGTAACTGTCAAATCTGGGTTCATCGAAATTAAAGCGATTTTCGTCAGGTTCTCGTCCTTTGAACGCTGACCCTTCCAGTTTGGCCCACTTGTAGCGGAATCCAACCGTTGTTACGCCGAAAAGAATATGCGTAGCATCCTGCCAGTGATGGCTCAGGGGAGCTTCGGGGTTGCCAAAGGCCGAAATACGATGCATGAACGCGGGCGGTCCGACTGCTGGTTCACCGGGGTAGCCGACGTAGCCATAGAGGTCAATATCTTTGCTAAAGGCATGCGCATAGCTTACTGACAATTCAGAAACCAGATCGTGCGGATGCTGCTTGTCGATCAGGGGCTGCCCCTTATAGGTTTCGCCCGTCTGAAACAGCAGCGGATAGCCACCGTTCCCGACCGTCAGCGGATCGAGAGAAAGCATGGCCCGCACCTGAAACAGGCCCCGCTTTCCAACCTTACGCTGGGCCATACCCATTACCCAGTTGGGCGCTCCAAACTGCCGGGCACGCCCGCGCCCGTCGGGGTTGTTTACATTCTGAGCTGTATAGCGCAGATAAACGGCGTAATGGAGCATATAACTCCAACGGTTACCGTGGGTCATGTAGGCATACATCGGCGTATTGTCAGGATGCCAGGAGGTACCGGAACCGTTACGGTTCATGGACAGATTACGCGACAGCGAATGGGTCATACCCATAGTGGTATCCATAGTCAGACCATAGTTCATCATGGGCATATTCGCCATTGAGCCGTTCATAGCCATGTTCGTGTGCATAGTATGATCCGCAGGCTTCGTCGTGTCGCCTGCCGGCTGACCAACCGCCGTAGCCTTTACCGGCATAGTCATTCCCTGATGGTGCTGATGTTGAGCCCAGACCGGGCCCGATAAGCCGAGGGCAATAGTAAAAACCAGTTTTTTCATTCCGTTGGATATTGAACTCATTGAATGATTTGTGCCCGAATAGTCCCATCTCGCTCCCAGAGACCCAGTACCCGTTCGTTCGACAGAACAGCTAACTTAGGAAAGCCGCCGGCTTCCAGAACCTGTGGCTGAACGTGGCCGGGCGTAACAGCCCATACCTGTCCACCCTGCTGTTACAGGACATACGTACCGTTGAGCGTCGAGACTATTTTAGGATTTTTACCAACTGCAATTTTCGTTTCGGCCTCACCCGGGCGGGCCGTAAACAAGGTATCCCTACGGCGCCAGACGGTCCAGATAGCGCCCTGTGGGTTTATGAACAACCCGCCCCCATCCATCGGACAGGCGTTGAGCAACCAGGTACCTACGCCTAACCTGACCGCCCGGCCAAACGTCTGCCCACCGTCGGCGGAGCTAATCAGATACATATCCCTCGACCCTTTCAGGAAATTGCGAAACATGAGCACAACCTGATCTCCCCTGCTAACCGCCGTAAGCTGACAGCATTCACAAACGGTCCCGTCCGGTGATTGATAAATGATCCGGTTAGCCGACCATGTGCGCCCGCCATTGGTTGAGTGGGCACCCGCAATTTTGTTTCTTTTGTTTCCCCGCAGATCGAGCCAGAACGCGTTGAACGTATCATCCGGGCCGGCAGTCAGTGTAACAAATCCTTCCAGTGCGGTACGGGGTACATCTGTTACGGTTATCCGCTTCTGCCAGTGGCCCGTAGTCCGGTCGAGCCGGTACGCCCATACGTCGCCAGCCTTATCAATCGCCGTAATAACTACTGAACCTGACGTTGCCGCTATCTGAGGACCACGGGACGCTCCCAGATGCAGGCCGGGTAAACTATCAATTAGCTGTGGGCGGCTAAACGATTCGCCGGTAGCCGATGTACTGTACAGAATTTTTTGTCCCTGCCCATACACTACATGCACCTTACCGGCGGGATCAATTGCCACCGCCGGATGAGTACCTTCACCTATGGTCTGTCCTGTTTCAGCTCCATACCAGCGGACAGCCCACAATATGGTTAACATGTATAAAAAGTAAGGCATAAATCGAGCATTAATAAGAGATAAAACCAGCGGAATAGCCCTAAAGGTGCTATTCCGCTGCATCACCAATTACGCATTTGCCGACATAGCGCGGCACTCTTCAGCGCATTTGCGGCAGGCTTCGGCGCAGGCTTTGCAGTGGGCCACGTGATCGGCGTGTTTTTCGCATTCTTCAGCGCAGGCTTCACAAATCTCCGCGCACAACACCATGAAATCGCGCGAAAACTCGGAGCCGCGGGCATCCAGCCGTCCGCAGAGCGTGCAGAAATCGGCGCAGTCGCGGCAGAGCTTGATGCAGGCCGTCATATCGTGGCCTTTGCTGTCATTATCGCCCATTTCGAGGCAGGCCGTTACGCAGCGTTCGCAGGCCTGAGCGCATTCAAAGCAGGTGTCGGCGTGTTTGTGTCCCTGTTCCATTGTTTCCATAACTGTTGTCAGAGTTTATAAAGACCACCGTTGGTCTGACAAAGTAACTCCTCTACGCCGGTTCGGTTTTTACATAATTCGGGTTGGAATTAAAGCGCATCCAGACTCCGGCGGTCGGCCCGGTCGGCCTTGCGAAACTGCCCCGGCGTCTGGCCCGTCACCTGCCGAAACTGATTGGACAGGTGCTGAACGCTGCTATAGCCTAACCGCCAGGCTATTTCGGTCAGGGTCAGTTCGTCATAACGCAGCCATTCTTTCACTTTTTCAATCTTCAGCGCAATGATGTACTTCTCAACGGTCTGACCTTCACTCGCCGAAAACAGGCCGCTCAGGTACGAGTACTCATACCCTAGTTTTCGCTCCAGAAACGAAGAGAAATTTTCGGACGCCAGCCGTTCGCTTTTCAGGTGCTGGATTTCATTGATCAGCAGCACTTTCATGTGCTCAACCAGCGACTGCTTCCGGTCATCAACCAGATCAAACCCATTGGCCTGTAATGCCTGCCGGATGGCGTCAAGCGTAACGGTCGGCGGTAGCTCGTTTACATCTACCTCCCCCAGCTCAACCCGATTGACGGTCAGGCCCAGCGATTCAAGTTCTTCACGCACGACCCGCTTGCAGCGATCGCACACCATATTTCGAATGATGAATGTCATACGGATCAGGAATAAGAATGCGCTCAGAGTTGCGGTTTGAATCGAAAGCCGGCGTATATCATTCGGCCCGTGATGGGTCCCCACACCCGCGCTCCGGCATCGAAGTCGGGGCCGAACGGATCAGCCGCGCCCACAATCGGGTTGGTCTGCCGGAAACCCGTCAGGTTTTCGCCCCCCAGATAGATTTCCCAGCCGCTGCGAAAGGCCCGGCTAACCTGCGCGTTGAGGTTATAAAAGCCAGGGGCAAAGTCGGTCGGCATATTGGCGTAGCTGGTATGCACATAACCTTCACCCAGGTAGGGAATTCGCCTAGGGCCGTTCCACTGGAGCGTTGCGTCAAATTTCCATTTGTCGAACGGTAGGGCATACCCGGCGTTGAGCAGCACCCGATCGCGGCTGACCATCATCCGGGGCAGCAGCCGCTCTTCGCCGAATGGTCCGCCCATACTCTGGCGTACGTCGAAGAGCCGGTAGGCGGCCTTCACCTCGAACCGACGGACGGGCTGCACATTCAGTTCGACCTGAAAGCTGTTGGCAAAGCTGGCTCCGTTCAGATTGTAAAAATGCAGTTCGCGGGGATGCTCTACGTCAACGACCAGCTGGTTCTGGAAGTCTGTCCGGTGATAATCCAGCACCAGCGACGACTTCTTGCCCAGCAGCTCAAAATCATTCGTCACGCTCAGACCGTAATTCCAAGAGATTTCGGGACGCAGGCTACCATCCAGAAACACCGCCCGCGAACTGACCAGATAGCCAAAGTTTTCGGCGAACGGATTCGGAACCCGAAAGCCCCGCCCAGCCGATGCCCGCAGCGTCAGGTTCGGGTTCAGATTGTATTTCAGATGGGCCCGCGGAGTCCACTGCCCGCCGTATAAATTGTGGTAATCGAACCGTCCGCCCAGCACCAGCGTCAGCTTTTCTGGATACGTATACGTGTACTCGACGAAGATTCCCGGCACCGACTCCGTGCGACTGGTTTGCCGGGAACCAAGTTGTTCGCGATAGTCGTCGAGCAGGTAGCTAAGTCCGGTTTTATAAGTATGGTTGGTATTGCCGATGA is from Spirosoma taeanense and encodes:
- a CDS encoding AraC family transcriptional regulator, producing the protein MTFIIRNMVCDRCKRVVREELESLGLTVNRVELGEVDVNELPPTVTLDAIRQALQANGFDLVDDRKQSLVEHMKVLLINEIQHLKSERLASENFSSFLERKLGYEYSYLSGLFSASEGQTVEKYIIALKIEKVKEWLRYDELTLTEIAWRLGYSSVQHLSNQFRQVTGQTPGQFRKADRADRRSLDAL
- the kynU gene encoding kynureninase; this encodes MTYETSLTFARQLDQNDPLRLFRDRFHIPQRDGQPLTYLCGNSLGLQPTTARAALEQELTTWQNLGVEGWFEVPEGAEHTWLGYHNTCKEALAQIVGADRGEVCPMNALTVNLHLLLASFYQPTGRKYKILTIKGDFPSDQYALETHVKLRNPGMGSLVDAIIEVAPRPDDHLIHTTDIQAAIAEHADELAVIWMSGLNYYTGQVYNMAAIAETARRHCVSIGFDLAHAIGNVPLRLHDWGVDFATWCSYKYLNGGPGAVSGVFIHQKHHEQNLPRLAGWWGYREDRRFEMTPGFLPAPGADGWQLSTPNIPALALHRASLAITAEAGMTALRQKSELLTSYLEYLLGGFGEVQILTPDDPNQRGCQLSLLVRKQGKALFRFLTEQGIIGDWREPDCIRLAPAPLYNTFEDVWRVGDALSRFFGQA
- a CDS encoding alpha/beta hydrolase, whose amino-acid sequence is MKNNLTNQAVHSASTTRSGLSPIRCSLVLALCMAFALTACEDHRIPQPGQVIRSNNPKPDWGPTITPQMLAVIEELQRLNPVPLYTLSPQEARTKPSFKDAVNSLLDKQGISRPRANVTISERMISGADGAQIRAKIYTPNNVTGPMPVIVYYHGGGWVIASPEVYEYSTLALAEETKAVVVSVDYRLAPEFKFPTAHEDAYRAYEWVKNNAALINGNANKVAVAGESAGGNMAVTVSMMARDRGLPLPVHILSVFPVANNDLNTPSYNQYANAMPLNRPLVQWFVDKYFRSPADGDSPLISLVDVADLRGLPPTTIIGAEIDPLQTEGMQLRDKLQSQGVSVTYQLYTGVTHEFFGMYAIVPEAQQAQALAATQLRNAFR
- a CDS encoding sialidase family protein; protein product: MLTILWAVRWYGAETGQTIGEGTHPAVAIDPAGKVHVVYGQGQKILYSTSATGESFSRPQLIDSLPGLHLGASRGPQIAATSGSVVITAIDKAGDVWAYRLDRTTGHWQKRITVTDVPRTALEGFVTLTAGPDDTFNAFWLDLRGNKRNKIAGAHSTNGGRTWSANRIIYQSPDGTVCECCQLTAVSRGDQVVLMFRNFLKGSRDMYLISSADGGQTFGRAVRLGVGTWLLNACPMDGGGLFINPQGAIWTVWRRRDTLFTARPGEAETKIAVGKNPKIVSTLNGTYVL
- a CDS encoding heavy-metal-associated domain-containing protein; translation: MLRNLFLTALTSLMLVGNLFAGTATRGNTLRDDKEKEIKIKTSAVCTMCKARIERNLAFEKGVKEADLDVKTKVVTIKYNPAKTDVAKLKANISKTGYDAEEVPADEAGYNKLPSCCKKGGMAHQ
- a CDS encoding four-helix bundle copper-binding protein, whose translation is METMEQGHKHADTCFECAQACERCVTACLEMGDNDSKGHDMTACIKLCRDCADFCTLCGRLDARGSEFSRDFMVLCAEICEACAEECEKHADHVAHCKACAEACRKCAEECRAMSANA